The sequence GTGTTGCTCAAGAAACAATGCAAAACACTGTTCGTAGAGCAAGCAAAGTGATGACAGAGCAAGAAGCGAGGCAGATTCTTGGTGTCACCGAGGAAACACCTTGGGAAGAAGTTGTAAAGGTCAAATATCTATTGCTTTTCACTAAAATAGTTCCACCCATATATAGATTTTTGACAATCCTTCTCTCACCTATGTAGAAATATGACGCCTTGTTTGAAAGGAATGCTCAAACTGGGAGCTTTTATCTTCAGTCAAAAGTTCACAGAGCCAAGGAACGATTAGAAACTCTCTATCAGAACAAAGGTCAGGATGCCCCTAGCTGAGTGTTTTGAGGAATGTGCTAGTTTTGAACATTTTACTGATCTtgtataatttttattttgattatggTTGGCAAGGCATGAATGATGAAATTGGTGCcgtctttgtttttttttttatacatatcATTTCTTTTATAATTAAAGGTAGGTTCTTGGAGGTAATATGTAAAGTATCATTTGGAGAATTTGCATATATTGCAATATTAACACAAAATAATAGTAAATTTAGATCAATCTATAACTACTTGCAAataaccaaattttaatttcaataattgaTGATAGGGATTTACTGCATATGAGTTCCAAATAGTGATAGATCAAATCATTGATTGTTTGCATATTTGATTGCTATTATTGTTGTTACTAGTATATCATATTAATATAATACAAATATAGCATATGAATTATAtatcaatgataagaaacaGTTTGGTTTAAAAAAGGACATTACTAGTCCAATGACATCGTCAATAGAGTACGTTGTCATGTGGCTACGTTCCTAGACTAGTGAGAACTAAAAATGTCTTTCAAGTTCTCCCTCTGTTTCCATCTCTTTGGACGTGCACGTGCATCTTCATATCCATTGGATTATACATGTAAAAAATCTAAACTCTATCGATTTTCACGTATCTTAGATGTTGTGTTGTCAAAACTATATAGAGGGAGGAAAGGAGAGGatagttttttaatttataatttcatGTGGCATACACATACATAAGGTTCCACATTAGTTTACATTAACTGTGGTTAAGGTAAACATATATTGTTCATGTATCATGTCCACAAATTTTGAAAAGGCCAAAAACAGCTTTGACACTTAGTACTGAAAAGGTCGTTAGTCGTAGTTGTATGGCGAGTGACAGCACCCATGATTCATGAATATAGGACCAAAATAAAACCAATCAAGAATCATGGAGATACCCCCAACTTCTAAAGATACTTCATCGACTCAATTGAGTATCTGTTGAGTTGAGTTTGATGTACCATGTTTAACTTTGAATCACAATTACATCAAACACTGCGTTCTCCAACAATCGGTATAAGCATTATTTATGTTATCGCTTTTTTAGTCCAAACATCATCctctccttgaacttttcaaaatcaGTCTACTTTTTATTGCTTTCTTGGGAATATTTTTAGTTACCATTAAATCATTTTTGTTACATCCCATCCTGTGGGTGGCATACTTAGTATGCTTCTGATAGTAACTTTGGTTCATAGGATGACACTTGATTGGAGCTTTTTGTTTTAGAAGTTTTCAAATTTAGACAACGCTTTTTACACAACTCAATCCTAAAAGAGATTGGCTTGAGCACTCAACCTTAACCATATAGATTGGATTGGTCTGATTGTGTTTTTTTGCATTCTCTCCTAAAATTGACAAATGCTTATAG comes from Cucumis melo cultivar AY chromosome 12, USDA_Cmelo_AY_1.0, whole genome shotgun sequence and encodes:
- the LOC103501727 gene encoding mitochondrial import inner membrane translocase subunit PAM16 like 2, whose protein sequence is MAAKILANLIVMGSGILARAFVQAYRQALANASKSGVAQETMQNTVRRASKVMTEQEARQILGVTEETPWEEVVKKYDALFERNAQTGSFYLQSKVHRAKERLETLYQNKGQDAPS